One segment of Vulpes lagopus strain Blue_001 chromosome 8, ASM1834538v1, whole genome shotgun sequence DNA contains the following:
- the GJA3 gene encoding gap junction alpha-3 protein, which yields MGDWSFLGRLLENAQEHSTVIGKVWLTVLFIFRILVLGAAAEEVWGDEQSDFTCNTQQPGCENVCYDRAFPISHIRFWVLQIIFVSTPTLIYLGHVLHIVRMEEKKKEREEELLRAELPHPGPAARCGPGGQKDRPLRDDRGRVRIAGALLRTYVFNIIFKTLFEVGFIAGQYFLYGFELKPLYRCDRWPCPNTVDCFISRPTEKTIFIIFMLAVACVSLLLNMLEIYHLGWKKLKQGMTNHPRADSPEATVGATKPGGGSALGAPSLSEAPAVTIGFPPYSAPSASSPGQATAAGYPGAPPLAADFHPAALPEARARDQHLLMTEQNWANQEAEQHTSARKASGAAAPSASPSPAGSTGQLPPDDGTGGGEPGLLLTGSRSSLGDSKLAVTPDDAEQPVTTPAETHAPPLPPADAGRLSKASRASGGRARPNDLAI from the coding sequence ATGGGCGACTGGAGCTTCCTGGGGAGACTACTAGAGAACGCGCAGGAGCACTCCACGGTCATCGGCAAGGTCTGGCTGACAGTGCTGTTCATCTTCAGGATCCTGGTGCTGGGCGCGGCCGCTGAGGAGGTGTGGGGGGACGAGCAGTCGGACTTCACTTGCAACACGCAGCAGCCCGGCTGCGAGAACGTGTGCTACGACAGGGCCTTCCCCATCTCACACATCCGCTTCTGGGTGCTGCAGATCATCTTTGTGTCCACGCCCACCCTCATCTACCTGGGCCATGTGCTGCACATCGTGCGcatggaggagaagaagaaggagcgCGAGGAGGAGCTGCTGAGGGCCGAGCTCCCGCACCCTGGCCCGGCCGCACGCTGCGGGCCCGGCGGCCAGAAGGACAGGCCGCTGCGCGACGACCGCGGCAGGGTACGCATCGCAGGAGCCCTGCTTCGGACCTACGTGTTCAACATCATCTTTAAGACGCTGTTCGAAGTGGGCTTCATCGCCGGGCAGTACTTTCTGTACGGCTTTGAGCTGAAGCCGCTGTACCGCTGCGACCGCTGGCCCTGCCCCAACACGGTGGACTGCTTCATCTCCAGGCCCACAGAGAAGACCATCTTCATCATCTTCATGCTGGCGGTGGCCTGTGTGTCCCTGCTCCTCAACATGCTGGAGATCTACCACCTGGGCTGGAAGAAGCTCAAGCAGGGAATGACCAACCACCCGCGCGCAGACTCCCCCGAGGCCACGGTCGGGGCCACCAAGCCCGGGGGCGGGAGCGCCCTGGGCGCCCCCTCGCTCTCCGAGGCGCCCGCGGTCACCATCGGGTTCCCGCCCTACAGCGCTCCCTCGGCCTCCTCCCCGGGACAGGCCACCGCCGCGGGCTACCCCGGGGCGCCCCCGCTGGCCGCAGACTTCCACCCGGCAGCCCTGCCCGAGGCCCGCGCGAGGGACCAGCACCTGCTCATGACGGAACAGAACTGGGCCAATCAGGAGGCCGAGCAGCACACCTCCGCCAGGAAGGCCTCCGGGGCAGCGGCGCCCTCTGCGTCCCCGAGCCCCGCGGGCAGCACCGGGCAGCTCCCGCCGGACGACGGGACGGGCGGCGGCGAGCCCGGCCTGCTGCTGACCGGGAGCCGCAGCAGCCTGGGGGACAGCAAACTGGCAGTGACTCCCGACGACGCGGAGCAGCCGGTGACCACCCCGGCAGAGACGCACGCGCCGCCGCTGCCCCCGGCGGATGCGGGCCGCTTGAGCAAGGCCAGCAGGGCCAGCGGCGGCCGGGCCAGACCCAACGACTTGGCCATCTAG